DNA sequence from the Leguminivora glycinivorella isolate SPB_JAAS2020 chromosome 13, LegGlyc_1.1, whole genome shotgun sequence genome:
ATTATACTAAAATTTAATGTCATGAAAATGAAGATGTGCAGGCAGCATCAAAAGCAGCGGATGAAATAACACTCTAAAAATAACTATCATTCTGTAACCGCTGAACAAAAAGAGATGTGTGTCCACATGTAGCAAAAATAatttcccccttattcataaacattcactaaagttatcaagctgataaagtttgtttgtccctttctatcacaccaatacgttggaaagggacaaagaaactttatcggcttgataactttagtaaatgtttatgaataagggggtaagactTTGAAATTTTCTAACCACAAACTGTACATATTtatccatatttaaaaaaatattaagaatATCGGACACTTTTTTGGTGCAAGATTTCATCTGATActattgctgactgtacctacttattcaaataatttttactattttaataCACACAGGAATAAAGAGCAATATTGAAATGTTGTATTAAACTtttcttatactattaaatagAACATGTAAATTGCTTCATCttatgacagacagacaggcagaagATTGCTTAGATTTATTACTGATGTCAGACATTTGATTACTACACATTTTGTACtaagtacataattactatAGTTGTCATGTATTTAAGACTGGTAGATAGCATATTTTAGTAAGTTTGGGTATATTCTCGAATACATAATCTAAAGTGGGGCAGGCAATTACATGTATGATTAAAATCTTTGATAATGGTATTTGAAATGAATAATAAGTAGATTGTCACAATAAGTAGAAATTAAAATTGTCattataattaggtacctatactaaTGCAAAAGGACTACAGAGTGTTGACTGAGTAACATGTCTCAGTAGAGAGTCTATGACATCCGCATCTAGCATGTGTGTATGAAATGTTTTCAATGTACATTGTTCACCTATTTTTTGTACTAAGCTTTTTATGAGGATGCTGTCTTATGGTTAATTTATTAACGGCTGACAGTATTGACTACTAAGATCTGCTGTTTGTTGACATAAACTGAAGGCTATACTCACATATTCAAAATCCTTAAGTGCTAATTTGTACTTCCCGAGAGACATATGTGCCGCGGCCCTCCGGTAGTAAGCCTTCGTGTAAGACCTATCCAGCTCGATCGCCCGCGATGCATCCGTGAGGGCATACCCAAAATTCTCCAACCGCAAGTTAGATATACTTCTATTCGCATAGTACACGGCATTGTTAGGATTTTTCTCTATCGCCTTTGAGTACAAATCAATTGCGGTATTGTAATTCTGCTCTGAAAATTTAAGGTTATGACAATCAATTTTTATTCTATTCTTGTCACGATCAATAATCGAATGTCATAAATTCGGAAGAAGAAATATGTAACATGGTTTTTTAATCGGTTATTTGCTTATTACTTACTTTTAAAGTATTCATTTGCTTCGTTTTTCCATCTATCCGCCGCCTCAATATCCTCCTTGGACAAGGGCCCGGTAAGTTCCTCGTTACTTGCCATTGTTTTCACGTTATACGAATAAAATTAAAGCTTGAGTGACTTAGCGCTTAatcataagaaaaaaaaatgcgatttTCTCACATACATTTACATGCTTTCCGCACTTCAAGAAAAAGTGAATATACTtgaatgaatgattttttatttatgaatgaACGAAAGAAGGTTACATGATTTAGAGACGTGAAAAGTATAAGTTTATCGACCATTTACGCACACTTTAATCACGTGACGTTACTAAAAGAAGATGTTTAAATACAGGATTGAGTATGTTAACTTGTCATGTAATTTACATTCTTTAATTGTTGATGCTCAAacaaatattatgtttaaatataataaatactttGTCATGTAATACGTAGAATAAATGAATAGTTATCGATAGTTGTAACGATTTCCACATACATCCTTATTTTTTACAATGTTGCCACCACAACAAGTGGCTGTCACTTTTATAGCTGCGTTCATAATTAGAGCAAATACAAAAAAGTACGTTCACaatatatttcaataaaatacttattacttatttttatacaattatacTCAAAAACACCCACTTTGTCATTGAAAAAGGCGCGATACTTACAGTATCGCTACGCTACGAGTTGAGAAAAtgatgcaaaatatttttttttatgggacgaTAAATATTCAGAGGCAATCAAAAAGCTCACATTGAGCATTCTGTGAGATACCCTTGGTACTTGCTTGATACATATACAGAACACAAAATGGCGGCAAAATGGCGTCAAACTTGAATAGTGCAGGGGCGAATGTTTATCGTCTCATAGAAAATTGAAATCTCGCTTTTTGAGTGGCAAGATTTGCTTTGCCATCTATAATTTATTAAGTAAAGATATGTTCTgtgtttaggtacctactaggcGAACAAtagaaataaaacacaaataaacaACTAAGACTAATTTATTCTACAATAATCCTTATCTATTTTACGAGGGCACCAGCTGCGTCAGCACCTTGACGACGGTCTTCTTGTCCAACTTGCACTTTGGATAGAGTTGCTGGCAGTCGCCGTGCGTGCGGCCCGCGCTCACCGCTTCGAATATTGCCGTGCCGTCCAGCATACGACGGACTAGCGAGTTGCTGGAGATGAATAGGTAAAATTTAATAAACTGGTCAAGAAATGGCAACGAATTCCAAGGATCAAGGACGAAGCTTTCtcatgaaaataataaacagggcagatgatttttcaacaaatcaTTTTTGGAGCCGATTTACTTTAATAAATCTTTTTTAGAGGTGAGACACAACTTATGAGAAATGAGGAGCTCTTACATGACATCACCAGCCCATTTACCTACACGTGTAAATTACCTCCCAATGGCTAACAAAGATCACATAAGATTATACCTATTGCGATACCTGAAATTCCGATCTAACTGACATGACGACATGACACACTTGAGAGGCAAACAACAAAATTTCGGTTTTCGCGGTAATCGGTCAAGCCTTCtcaagagtttttttttaatcatgggGAATCCATCTAagatagtaggtacttatatctgACTTCCACGGATCCCTATTGATTTAAAAAGGTACCtggatttgttttttatcatgcagaaacatcTGCGAgcgttattacatatttttcctttaatttaaaaataaggtACCTGGACAAATTAGCCAGCAGCGCGTCAAACTCCGTAGCATTCCCGGCCTGCATGTTCTCATTGGCCAGCTGAACATACGAGCACGCCAGCCGTTGCGTACACGCGCCCGAGTCGATATTGTACCGCGCTAGACTCTCGTCCAGTCGATTCAGCATGTCTGATATCTGGGATGACCCTGAGTCTACACCTGGCAAGAAAATGAATCCTTTTAAACATGTGATTTCAACATGATCGTCGATTGACTTCAAGACGGAGCTCACTAATTCAGGATCTAACAGCCCATTCCCTCTtgctttaaatatatttttcccctcactagctcggaaacacgtgttttgtcctttaataccagcgggtaaaaacgcattttatccactagtgggtaaagtaatttgaccttgaataaagtcaaattaactgctttaaaattgataaaagtagacgaatccagtaataaagatgatataccacctgtggaactactggaagcagtgataaacgcattttttgcgttgtagtttcctcgctatagtgaggggaaaagttttgtgttacactcgggtgcaaatgtattttacttctcgtgtgttaaaaaactcgtaagttcaggattctttcccttgctcgtttttcaattccacactcggcgttaaaatacaactttgcccccttgtataacaaataactattaacctaGGCTATATTTTGTTAGGGAATACAGATGGCAGGAGCGCATTTCGTGCCTTCGCATATTCTATGATACCTACATTATAATACTGCTGTATTATCTTTGTAGCAGTCTAGATACCAGTATATTGCCAAGATTCATAATATATAATGGTTTACTTACTACGTCCGTATCCACCACCATAGCCGTACGAAAGCACGTGCATGATCTTAGGCAGGATGAGCACCGCTCCAAAACCTAGGATTGACCCGATCAGCACGCCACCCAGGTCTATTTTCACGGGGCCGTATAGACCCGGAGCCGATCCGCCATACGGGCCctgaaaattataaaaaaagacaTGGATTTTCGATAATTTCCTTGACGTAACACGATTCACTATCGTTTTCGTTTGAGACCTACCATATTAGGGAACATATTTATTAGGTAACCTTTTTGGATCTCTTAGAGTAAGTATGCACTAGGctttgtgccgtttcgttcgttgatcggagcgctccgatctcgttcaatcgctcccacgaactagttcgctcttttaggtcttttgtcTACATTCCAtacttttgctcatttagttgagccagaccagcgaccactgcggtcggaaagatcagaacgaatgggaccgaatagtgtcaaaatgatacgaatagtccacagatagtaacattccgggtcgaaagtaagtaaccgaagtttaatatgaaaccttgatgtttttgtgttgctctgctaagtagctctcgctctcggtcggcgcagtcacacactcgttcttgatcgaaaccgctcgcgctcgccgatcctatactgaactaaatgagcaaagaccgattctcagagcacaaAAAGATTCAGTTcctttcggtcattgatgggattttatttatggccgctgtacacatatggccaacggttccaccaacccccttggccaagcgtgtagagggctacttggccgtaagttggcagttggcgcttgcgcttgccggccaaccgattggtgtcggttttttgtccacacatcaaaggatcttggcgccaatggccaactgcgtttacacgttggcgcttcattcagttggtcgtcagccgtcagagaggacagtagtgaaatatttacgaaaataataagtttatctatgccaataatagtgtagattttaggaaataaaataaccttgcaaatgtttaatgtatttcctaaaaaagataaatgttcttatcagaatattcaaaaaattgttaatatttcaaataatttaattttactacggggttattattttttaatcaaatttttctgacaacgtctatgacctagaatttcctagacttttccattccacgtccatctttcatgaagagccaatgccaagtgattggttcgccaatgtgtaaacagcggctcttatcttggccaaggggtttcacaaagggttggtggaaccgttggccatatgtgtacagcggctaTAAAAGACGCCTTCTACTACAGTGGTACAGTGGTGGCTCCCATACCTGCGCCCCCGTCGTGCCATAAGTGGAAATCCCGAAGCGCTGCGTGCGATCCCGATCATTCTGCTCCCTCTCTTCTCTGCTCTTTTCTACCCTGGCCGAGGGCTCCGCCAGCTGGTCCTCCGTGCGAAAACTGGAGCTCGGCATGAAGCCCCTGAAATTCAAACTGGGGTAGCTGATAAAGTGTGTCGTTAAGTATAACAGTTAAAAGGATGGTTGGCTTATGAGGCCAATAAAGTGACATCAATGATTTATCTAAGCTGTTATACATGGATAAATTATTATGGATTAGTggctaagtttttttttatcagaaCATTAGATGCCAACAGTATTAAGTTAATACAAGGGCCCGTGATTAAAAATATCgagtttatttcattattataattGTCATGTAACCGTTTAACATTGTAACAGATTGTAATAACTCGCGTTTTTTTACAATagacataatattttataaataggtaGTAACAAGCATTTAtcaaaattaaagaaaatattatgtgctactctgcggcggcgccaccataatgaaattcaactaattatatgttaaaatgatgttcgtaagacgtacagtatgtacgtataattttatgactgtacctatagcgggaaacgaaataatgggcttttattgtggcgccgctgcagaggatgctctgcagcggcgccactcagttctcatagatagatatgacatcatctacttttttctcatggaaattgatgtaccaatgctgtttattatgtacgtattgaaaaaatcactataacttagtaaatttatgtactttcactaattccgcattccgcctgaacggtatgagctagtatgtaaggaggtgtacctacgggtaagcgagagggagatatgttccttcccgctcgctcccgcgctcggcgcgtttcgttctaggtttcaataattattattaaatttatgcccctgttgtacactttgctttttacttcgattgcgaggaattaattatatttttctcggcaatttacaccacgaaattgtcgtaaagcgaaagaacataataggtacataagataaccaattcccgccaacttttttttcaacatgtgatcagagtttcagacgcttggttttttgccaagtcaaaaattttttaaacgataagtaatcgaatcctattttatttaatttacttaatttaatgacagaaaatacggaattctaataaattatagcaaaaataaaataacctatcaaagttttgtcacctacacaattttattgctcaataaaattgtgcaatatgttttaactgtttgtctcttgagaccgattaccttagtcttaggctccccacagacagtcttaaaaattcataatcttaaaaaaaacttgtatgcaatctgacagttcaaactgacactgacaagacactgacagatctgaactgtcagattgcatacaagttttttttaagattatgaatttttaagactgtctgtggggagccttaggccggcacggcaacagacagtcttaaaattcataatcttaaaaaacaagagtgtgtgtggactagggcttccaaataccggaccttatccaataccggtattcattccggtattggcgatttcaattccgggatcccggtattgaaatcgggaaaatataaaaaccaagtaatttgcttaaaataacaaattttattcaaaatctcgttacttttcatgcgtgttatatactacagcggaatcttgccaatccgacttagtgaggtgtcaaatcgattacatttccaacttcataagtttcgatttcaacccaaacggttcgcaaacttatgtggccaagtccgttcaacttctattgtttttaagtatacatagttcaaagggctacgccctgtgctctttatttttgttatgagtccTCAGTCCCAAGTACGCAGTATAAAAGCAAacgggaaagagcgccagatctctactcaggtaattctgtaagttagatatcgccgccATATCGGACATTTCACAAGAAGACGCGGCtatagcaaaccatgttttctgccaaatcgatctctttaagctcgtgcggaatagaaccttttacattttaataataacaagcCTTTGCATATATAACCAGATGGTTCAAacggcatccttgcgacacttacgtttgtggctgtacagcccaattcgatagaggatccctcgtccgcacacacggcaggtgtatgctcccccagatgagcGGGGTTTAGAGgcttgctcgtgacgcctcatgcgtttatcattcaaggaggagaaccaggcattgtcgtgcttggattgaacgtcatggacaacacggcgccacgtggttcggtcttcggccagtcgttgccacgggtcgcatggaatatcaaatgtgaccatgtcacgcttcacgcaatctttaaagcgcagcgttggccgtccgaccggtcttTTTGCATCTACAACATCTCCCAGCGTGGCAAACGAgtccgctccattcgatacacatgcccgagccacctcaatcgcctcttctttagtatggctgtgatactaggaagctgctgtggctcattcatgctgtgttacattttataggtagttttagttttattctgtaggtttaactataatatcactttattaaataacaagcattaagaagcatttctcgattatagtttcatcattgacttttgaaattagaacatgagatgatttttttttagaaacacattgtaatcaatatctgtggtacaatttagtggtatttttgtatttcgtggcgctagaggcgctaatgcactaataaaataaatccgccaaatcattgaacaattagccaaaaaagctgaattgtccgacatagattatcaaaaatcacattaagaaataatctatggaatcacacattactttgcggaaatccatgataatcaaaatcaaaaagattatccgcggaataggaacacttaatttacggattagaaaagtatttttcttgattttgatagttAAGGAGTGATTTCCCAATTTCGGTACTAAGTATAGGGAATGTTATGTACGGCAAAGTTTTGAGCTAGATAGAGttcaacacactaacgcacacgcatagtaaaaatagagtagctacggtatacgttagttcgtatgcattaaccaattttttgaaaagttatatctatgatatagatgcatcaaggcgatttgtttacagaggattTGTGTCCTGTTGCAACTACGTTTGATGTGTTGCtcctctgtcacacttacgtgcgaattcacaagtgcgacaaatgtgtcaaaaaatgttcgcggccgaccctcctcaatgaatgcttttgacacgtatctttaattctttatctagctaatcatcgaaaaaacaatcattttcatacaaatattgcaaaaacaccaaacagagaatgtgtcaaatcgaaaaacgagagcaagaagaagatttacgcgtgtagtaaccatcgtgatgcagaaatttaacgtttttgatgagtgatttacgttcatttggtagttactaaaaataccgggatcccggtattactaaattaaatacaggtattgaaatgtgcccaaaaaaaggcgggatcccggtattggaagccctagtgtggacggtcgcgaaattgtatggaaactccgtgcactcgatctaatttttgtactgattatggcttcccacagacagtcttaaaaattcataatcttaaaaaaaaattgtatgcaaattgacactgacagatctgtcagtgtcttgtcagtgtcagtttgaactgtcagattgcatacaagttttttttaagattatgaatttttaagactgccTGTGGGAAGCCTACTATGactttatcaaattatgaattttaagactgtctgttgccgtgccggcctaagactaaggtaatcggtctcaagagacaaacagttaaaacatattgcacaattttattgagcaataaaattgtgtaggtgacaaaactttgataggttattttatttttgctataatttattagaattccgtattttctgtcattaaattaagtaaattaaataaaataggattcgattacttatcgtttaaaaattttttgacttggcaaaaaaccaagcgtctgaaactctgatcacatgttgaaaaaaaagttggcgggaattggttatcttatgtacctattatgttctttcgctttacgacaatttcgtggtgtaaattgccgagaaaaatataattaattcctcgcaatcgaagtaaaaagcaaagtgtacaacaggggcataaatttaataataattattgaaacctagaacgaaacgcgccgagcgcgggagcgagcgggaaggaacatatctccctctcgcttacccgtaggtacacctccttacatactagctcataccgttcaggcggaatgcggaattagtgaaagtacataaatttactaagttatagtgattttttcaatacgtacataataaacagcattggtacatcaatttccatgagaaaaagtagatgatgtcatatctatctatgagaactgagtggcgccgctgcagagcatcctctgcagcggcgccacaataaaagcccattatttcgtttcccgctataggtacagtcataaaattatacgtacatactgtacgtcttacgaacatcattttaacatataattagttgaatttcattatggtggcgccgccgcagagtagcacacaaaATATTGGATCTTACCTACATTCGCTATAAAATTATAACGTCTTTTCCTGTTCAAAaatgttaataataattattatcaccacaccaactgttaaaggcttactttgctattcgaaaacagatagcaaaattgtattttatccacaagagtgcaaagtaatttcatacaaattttaacttgatgtcttaatttgactggtagaatttacctataaatgatgattttgaatcataattattggataaattgttgaatttgatttagtttgatgttttacagttagtattttgttcgtgttggtgtggtgaaaaattttgtgtttcactcggtggcaaagtttgtttaaccttcgtgccttgaaacactcgcaacgctcaagattccacttattgaaccactcgctacgctcgcgattcaatattggaatcattcgcttgctcgggtataaattttggcacgtgcggttaaacaacaactttgccccctcgtaaaacaaataactattaaatcaaACACTCACAAGTCAGTTTGGGGTAATTAAGTAATTATCTCAGGGACTCTTTATAGAATTTAGAACTACGAAAATTACAATCAATCAACATTATTATGTGTAAATGACGTCCCAAATCTTTAAAACTCCTGAACCAATTTTGTAGCAAATAAACACAAACACTTTTCTCAATGATCTAGATGCCCTACATATTTAACACCCTAACCTCATTAAACACTTACCCATCACTGTACTCCGCAGCCACCGCACCCAGAAGCAACCCAAAACACAAAACCTTCAGACTCATCTTACCACCCATCACAAACTGCCGTCTTCCACGTCCGTATACCATATATACGGGGCGTTCCGTATGCTGCCCAGAGACAATGTTATGGGGAAACACTATTGTCAACTTGTGTATGATCTTTGATGTTGCACAATGACTTACTTCGTCACGCGTCGCGGACAGATGCTATCGAAGGGGGAAGAATGAGGTTAGTGATGACAACGTAACAGGTAGCAACATCTGAGGAACCATCCAGAACTGTTATACTCTGGCAATGGCATGCACAGAAAGAGGTGGCAAATTCAACGAATTTTGTGTTAATAACTTGACTTAAACTATTTCTTCATTTatacacatttctttatttatttaactgtaaCGTGATCTGGGTACCGGCAGAATATTATCAGTGCCTCACTCAAAAGGGTGAAGCGTATAGCTGAGTCGGaacccttttgtttttgctgcaatGCACACAGTGTgggtaagcatttttttttatgttgtgtacgtaattttaagtcaaatgtatgtttttttctcttcttgttgttctgtgttgcatttgtaattgtgtgttattgcagcattcaagtaaagcttttatctatctatctatcttgaCATcccttaaaaaattaaaatcgtgttagtgcgttttcacattatccgatccgatatcggacgtaggaccgatatcccatacattgaagccgccatctttgattctTGCCTTAGAATTTTAACAGGATTTCAAAGTTTGAAAtgcttcctacatccgatgtcggatcggataatgtgaaaa
Encoded proteins:
- the LOC125232558 gene encoding uncharacterized protein LOC125232558 isoform X2, whose translation is MVYGRGRRQFVMGGKMSLKVLCFGLLLGAVAAEYSDGGFMPSSSFRTEDQLAEPSARVEKSREEREQNDRDRTQRFGISTYGTTGAQGPYGGSAPGLYGPVKIDLGGVLIGSILGFGAVLILPKIMHVLSYGYGGGYGRSVDSGSSQISDMLNRLDESLARYNIDSGACTQRLACSYVQLANENMQAGNATEFDALLANLSSNSLVRRMLDGTAIFEAVSAGRTHGDCQQLYPKCKLDKKTVVKVLTQLVPS
- the LOC125232558 gene encoding uncharacterized protein LOC125232558 isoform X1, translating into MVYGRGRRQFVMGGKMSLKVLCFGLLLGAVAAEYSDGLNFRGFMPSSSFRTEDQLAEPSARVEKSREEREQNDRDRTQRFGISTYGTTGAQGPYGGSAPGLYGPVKIDLGGVLIGSILGFGAVLILPKIMHVLSYGYGGGYGRSVDSGSSQISDMLNRLDESLARYNIDSGACTQRLACSYVQLANENMQAGNATEFDALLANLSSNSLVRRMLDGTAIFEAVSAGRTHGDCQQLYPKCKLDKKTVVKVLTQLVPS